One genomic window of Paeniglutamicibacter sp. Y32M11 includes the following:
- the rsmA gene encoding 16S rRNA (adenine(1518)-N(6)/adenine(1519)-N(6))-dimethyltransferase RsmA, with translation MTSVESSPPPLLGATEIRRLAGELDVRPTKTLGQNFVIDGNTIRRIVATAKLDPTETVLEVGPGLGSLTLGLLDAAARVVAVEIDPKLAARLPQTVTEMRPAKAENLTVILSDALKITELPHEPTALVANLPYNVAVPVVLHLLEHFPSLRHGLVMVQDEVADRMVADPGNKTYGVPSVKGAWYGTMRKAGVIGMNVFWPAPKIRSGLVSFERGPRPVTTASRKEVFAVIDSAFAQRRKTLRAALAGWAGSPTLAEEALKAAGVDPQARGEKLGINEFIAIAEAKVAVEPEGK, from the coding sequence GTGACTTCCGTAGAATCTTCCCCGCCGCCACTGCTCGGAGCGACCGAGATCCGCCGCCTCGCCGGTGAACTCGACGTCCGCCCCACCAAGACGCTGGGTCAAAACTTCGTCATTGACGGAAATACCATCCGCCGCATCGTGGCGACCGCCAAGCTTGATCCCACCGAAACCGTGCTCGAGGTCGGCCCCGGTTTGGGCTCACTGACCCTAGGTCTGCTCGACGCCGCTGCGCGCGTCGTCGCGGTGGAAATCGATCCAAAGCTGGCAGCCCGGTTGCCGCAGACGGTGACCGAGATGCGACCGGCCAAGGCCGAGAACCTTACGGTCATCCTCTCGGACGCGCTGAAGATTACCGAGCTTCCGCATGAACCCACGGCACTGGTCGCCAACCTGCCCTACAATGTTGCCGTCCCCGTGGTGCTGCACCTGCTTGAACACTTCCCCTCGCTACGCCATGGTCTGGTCATGGTGCAGGACGAGGTGGCGGACCGCATGGTCGCGGATCCGGGGAACAAAACCTACGGTGTTCCCTCGGTCAAGGGTGCCTGGTACGGCACCATGCGCAAGGCCGGCGTCATTGGCATGAACGTTTTCTGGCCAGCGCCCAAGATCCGTTCGGGTCTGGTCAGCTTCGAACGCGGGCCACGACCCGTGACCACCGCCAGCCGCAAGGAAGTTTTTGCGGTCATCGATTCGGCCTTCGCACAGCGTCGCAAGACCTTGCGTGCGGCACTTGCCGGTTGGGCCGGATCCCCGACCCTGGCAGAGGAAGCCCTGAAGGCAGCGGGCGTTGACCCGCAGGCCCGCGGCGAAAAGCTCGGCATCAACGAGTTCATCGCCATCGCCGAAGCCAAGGTTGCCGTGGAGCCCGAAGGCAAATGA
- a CDS encoding resuscitation-promoting factor, with translation MKIGAQAAVLTALILGLVMFVGSGKTIAVAIDGENQNVSTRAATVADVLKDSSITLDERDEVSPALDAPVADGALIDIKRHKEVNVNIDGVDRVVHTTGLTVADVIDQLNLSKSAQVDQGAALALASLSNPIDISTPKDVSIKVDGKTKTLNTTVETVAEALSEAKITVGKKDELNAKATDAIVDGLKLKIVRVSTKTITETKTIKNETDTVKDSDALVGTEKTITEGKDGERTLTYTVTLRDGKETKRKLDSDKVTTKPVDEKVSIGTKAKPKPKVEAKTESNSGSESKSEPKKTSTPGSVSASWAALAKCESGGNWSINTGNGYYGGLQFSASSWLGAGGGKYAPLPHLASPSEQVATAEKLRANGGWGHWPHCSSKLGLR, from the coding sequence GTGAAAATCGGCGCGCAAGCAGCAGTGCTGACCGCGCTGATCCTCGGTCTGGTTATGTTCGTCGGATCCGGCAAGACGATTGCCGTAGCCATCGATGGAGAGAACCAAAACGTCTCCACCCGTGCCGCAACCGTGGCCGATGTCTTGAAGGACTCCTCGATTACGCTCGATGAGCGGGACGAAGTTTCCCCGGCACTGGATGCACCAGTGGCCGACGGCGCGTTGATTGATATCAAGCGTCACAAAGAGGTCAACGTGAACATCGACGGCGTGGACCGCGTGGTTCACACCACCGGCTTGACCGTCGCAGATGTCATTGATCAGCTCAACCTCTCCAAGTCTGCTCAGGTTGATCAGGGTGCGGCACTTGCCCTGGCCTCGTTGTCCAACCCCATCGATATCTCCACTCCCAAGGATGTATCGATCAAGGTTGATGGCAAGACCAAGACGCTGAATACCACCGTTGAAACCGTCGCCGAGGCCCTGAGCGAAGCGAAAATCACCGTGGGTAAGAAGGACGAACTCAACGCCAAGGCCACCGACGCAATTGTTGATGGACTGAAGCTGAAGATCGTCCGCGTGAGCACCAAGACGATCACCGAAACTAAGACCATCAAGAACGAAACGGACACCGTCAAGGACTCCGACGCTCTGGTGGGCACCGAGAAGACGATCACCGAGGGCAAAGACGGCGAACGCACTCTCACCTACACCGTGACGTTGCGGGACGGTAAAGAAACCAAGCGCAAGCTCGACAGCGACAAGGTCACCACCAAGCCCGTCGACGAGAAGGTGTCCATCGGCACCAAAGCCAAGCCGAAGCCGAAGGTTGAAGCCAAGACCGAATCGAACTCGGGCTCCGAATCGAAATCTGAGCCCAAGAAGACCTCCACTCCCGGCAGCGTCTCCGCATCATGGGCAGCACTGGCCAAGTGCGAATCCGGTGGAAACTGGTCTATCAACACCGGCAACGGCTACTACGGCGGCCTGCAGTTCTCCGCCAGCAGCTGGCTCGGCGCGGGTGGCGGAAAATACGCGCCTCTGCCGCACCTTGCCTCTCCCTCGGAACAGGTAGCTACCGCGGAAAAGCTTCGTGCCAACGGCGGCTGGGGTCACTGGCCACACTGCTCCTCCAAGCTCGGACTGCGCTAA
- a CDS encoding 4-(cytidine 5'-diphospho)-2-C-methyl-D-erythritol kinase, with protein MTHTVVARAPGKINCYFRVGPPREDGYHSVASLYLAVSLYEDVAATARSDQEIQVSLHPDSTVVSEPESFPLGPDNLVVKAAMALREHTGHYAGVDLCITKRVPIAGGMGGGSADAAATLVACNALWGTGLNREELARLGARLGADVPFALQGGAAVGLGVGDELAPLLLRTRTDWVLVPASYGLSTPRVYGMLDRLRAHEDVQTPTEVDPMMVGALLDGDLDALAPLLANDMTRAALALAPELGVVRDLGEAAGALHALVSGSGPTLALLARNEAHGAQIINQLSDEAGVATLQVHGPVSGAIILPAHPESL; from the coding sequence ATGACCCACACCGTCGTTGCCCGCGCACCGGGAAAGATCAACTGCTACTTCAGGGTCGGCCCGCCTAGGGAAGACGGCTACCATTCGGTGGCCAGCCTCTACCTTGCCGTCTCGTTGTACGAGGACGTCGCGGCCACCGCCCGGAGTGACCAAGAGATCCAGGTATCCCTGCATCCTGACTCCACCGTCGTCTCGGAACCCGAATCCTTTCCGCTGGGTCCGGATAACCTCGTGGTTAAGGCGGCCATGGCGCTGCGCGAACACACCGGGCACTACGCAGGGGTAGATCTTTGCATCACCAAGCGCGTACCGATTGCCGGAGGCATGGGTGGGGGATCGGCTGACGCCGCTGCCACCCTCGTGGCCTGCAACGCGCTCTGGGGGACCGGACTGAACCGCGAGGAGTTGGCTCGTCTTGGTGCCCGGCTGGGCGCCGATGTCCCCTTCGCCCTACAGGGCGGTGCTGCCGTGGGTCTGGGCGTGGGTGATGAACTGGCCCCGCTGCTGCTGCGCACACGTACCGACTGGGTGCTGGTTCCTGCCTCCTATGGACTTTCCACGCCGCGGGTTTACGGCATGCTTGATCGGCTCCGCGCCCACGAGGATGTTCAAACGCCCACGGAAGTCGACCCGATGATGGTCGGCGCCCTGCTCGATGGTGACCTTGATGCCTTGGCACCGCTGCTGGCCAACGATATGACCCGGGCCGCACTGGCATTGGCACCGGAACTCGGTGTGGTTCGCGACTTGGGCGAGGCGGCCGGTGCGTTGCACGCGCTGGTCTCCGGATCGGGGCCCACGCTGGCGCTGCTGGCACGTAATGAGGCCCATGGAGCTCAGATCATCAACCAACTTTCCGACGAAGCGGGCGTAGCAACACTGCAGGTTCATGGCCCGGTTTCCGGCGCTATCATCCTGCCTGCACACCCCGAATCCCTCTAA
- a CDS encoding LuxR C-terminal-related transcriptional regulator, whose amino-acid sequence MNVIIGFSASSYDYVRGESDTFSAAVSGVVSSLRANRGVVLRGCAGAGHTEVIQSALESLGWSTVMNVVGTGYAKNIRWGALMFLLSKFGLNPESSVSHVCSALNEWIEQESASGSRVIQVLRPDLLDPYSRTAIMRLASRGGARVVVLCENNHPLDPETSSQLANGTYASVDLSPVGLAETGKTLQRWLNAKVSPAAVLLLWERSHGALGKLHQAMILMQQSGSLIEHQGVFVIAPVLQGVAESAVKDTVSSSLEWSSVEKGSSLDSLHSVAPRNPSDVARFITQVHKIELPLERAIIRQRLQLSIKSLMGNGAEISKHDAESWLLGQLEILSIGLALEDGLLTEARNSCSILCAGSSTLENGPWINDVEWLEATSLVAQVAAFSNDEELFSVLASAIERRYERLEGAILGGVKSPSHDRLRRFDRAMLNAHFARGDWQRAQVVALRMVDAPYADTRSLEEAHFMLAVMATNAGAWDIARELIEPILIQSTYLETPLRASAQALLAYVSAQLGDMLKSEGLCMAANGGGLPAPSGAEMIRNYYLLLTVNLLGSSGAQTDVSQIEEQLKLFSAIPAFSGRVALALQLTQQKYVADVAPDEDGNGKSALTVALDDLTVALKGEDETDIVEALLSVAVGGMAHVVRCRSNAVVARLGQRSKRILSGKMQRLSREQLSLGLDSTAPERFEGRHDYWAAALTHKENRVLDLVAKGLSNAQVASLEGVSVRTVEGHLYQIYSKLSLHGRADLKTMVGAVEPRVPVLVNS is encoded by the coding sequence ATGAACGTCATTATTGGTTTTTCTGCATCGTCTTATGACTATGTTCGGGGGGAATCGGACACTTTTTCGGCTGCTGTTAGCGGCGTCGTGTCCTCACTGCGGGCAAACCGCGGAGTTGTGCTCCGAGGTTGTGCTGGTGCCGGACACACGGAGGTCATCCAATCCGCATTGGAATCCCTCGGCTGGTCAACCGTGATGAACGTGGTTGGCACCGGATATGCAAAAAATATCCGCTGGGGAGCATTGATGTTTCTGCTCTCGAAATTTGGTCTAAACCCTGAATCTTCGGTTTCGCACGTTTGTAGTGCCCTGAACGAATGGATTGAACAGGAATCAGCCAGTGGTTCTCGCGTAATTCAAGTCTTGCGTCCCGATCTTCTCGATCCATACTCGCGCACGGCTATCATGCGTTTAGCCAGTCGAGGTGGAGCTCGTGTTGTTGTCTTATGTGAAAACAACCACCCACTTGATCCTGAAACCTCAAGTCAACTGGCAAACGGCACGTACGCTTCGGTCGACCTCAGCCCCGTCGGACTTGCCGAAACGGGGAAAACTCTTCAACGGTGGCTGAACGCAAAAGTATCCCCGGCCGCGGTCTTACTGCTTTGGGAACGGTCCCATGGCGCTCTGGGCAAGCTTCATCAGGCGATGATATTGATGCAGCAATCAGGGTCCCTTATCGAACACCAGGGGGTCTTTGTGATTGCGCCCGTGCTTCAGGGCGTCGCAGAATCGGCCGTCAAGGACACCGTGAGTTCGAGTTTGGAGTGGTCGAGCGTTGAAAAGGGTTCAAGCTTAGATTCGCTGCATTCAGTTGCTCCCAGAAACCCAAGTGATGTTGCCCGGTTTATCACACAGGTCCACAAGATCGAACTTCCTCTCGAGCGCGCCATCATTCGACAGCGTCTTCAACTGAGTATCAAAAGCCTGATGGGAAATGGCGCAGAGATTAGCAAACACGATGCGGAATCGTGGCTGCTGGGGCAACTGGAAATCCTGTCTATTGGTCTGGCTCTCGAAGATGGGTTGCTCACCGAAGCAAGAAATTCTTGCAGTATTCTTTGTGCCGGTTCGTCCACTCTAGAAAATGGTCCATGGATCAACGACGTGGAGTGGCTGGAGGCAACCTCGTTAGTAGCTCAGGTGGCTGCTTTCAGCAACGATGAAGAACTTTTTTCCGTGCTGGCCTCGGCCATTGAAAGGCGGTACGAACGCCTCGAAGGTGCGATCCTCGGCGGGGTAAAAAGTCCCAGCCATGATAGGTTGCGAAGATTTGATCGCGCCATGCTCAACGCCCACTTTGCACGCGGAGATTGGCAACGCGCTCAGGTAGTGGCATTGCGGATGGTGGATGCGCCGTACGCGGATACACGTTCGTTGGAAGAGGCCCATTTCATGTTGGCTGTGATGGCCACCAACGCCGGCGCGTGGGACATCGCACGGGAGTTGATCGAGCCGATTCTCATACAGTCGACATATCTTGAAACTCCCTTGCGTGCCTCGGCCCAAGCGCTCCTCGCCTACGTCTCTGCCCAACTTGGTGACATGCTCAAAAGCGAAGGGCTTTGCATGGCGGCGAATGGTGGCGGACTACCGGCACCATCGGGCGCGGAGATGATTCGAAACTACTACTTACTGCTGACCGTTAATTTGTTGGGCAGCAGTGGTGCCCAGACAGACGTTTCGCAGATTGAAGAGCAATTGAAGTTGTTCTCCGCCATACCAGCCTTCAGCGGAAGGGTCGCTTTGGCGCTGCAATTGACGCAGCAAAAGTACGTTGCGGATGTGGCGCCAGATGAGGATGGGAATGGTAAATCGGCCTTGACCGTGGCCTTGGACGATCTAACGGTGGCGCTGAAAGGTGAGGATGAAACCGATATAGTCGAGGCGTTGCTCTCCGTTGCTGTGGGCGGAATGGCACATGTTGTCCGATGCAGAAGCAACGCCGTGGTTGCTCGGTTGGGGCAACGCTCTAAACGGATTCTCTCCGGGAAGATGCAAAGGCTGTCCCGGGAACAACTCTCCTTGGGCCTCGATTCAACGGCACCAGAACGCTTCGAGGGGCGCCATGACTACTGGGCGGCAGCACTTACGCACAAGGAGAATCGGGTCCTTGATTTAGTTGCCAAGGGGCTGTCAAACGCTCAAGTTGCGTCACTTGAAGGTGTATCGGTACGAACCGTGGAGGGGCATCTCTACCAAATTTACTCGAAGCTGAGCCTCCACGGTCGGGCCGACCTCAAGACCATGGTCGGAGCCGTAGAACCTAGAGTCCCAGTTCTGGTGAACTCATGA
- a CDS encoding TatD family hydrolase: MATVDNPARTPRDQGVPHAYLPAPEAGASADNLVRSKQDDSGQKRNLAYPPAPLPLPFGVPDNHTHLDFRDGVVSVSVAQALDAANAVGVPGVIQVGCDVESSEFAVRAAAEDPRVLAAVAIHPNDAARLAETGDLEAAVNRIEELAAHERVRAIGETGLDYFRTKEPGRPAQERSFREHIRIAREHSKALQIHDRDAHLDVVRVLKDEQLPERVVFHCFSGDAQLAEICNENGWHLSFSGTVTFKNSHDLRAALMVARPELVMVETDAPFLTPHPYRGRPNASYLIPQTVRFMAETKGADLEEYCRTLAANTRRVYGAF; the protein is encoded by the coding sequence ATGGCAACAGTAGATAACCCGGCCCGAACCCCGCGCGACCAGGGCGTCCCGCACGCCTACCTGCCCGCCCCCGAAGCGGGCGCATCCGCCGACAATCTGGTCCGCAGCAAGCAGGACGACTCGGGACAGAAGCGCAATCTTGCCTACCCTCCGGCTCCCTTACCGCTGCCCTTCGGTGTGCCGGATAACCACACCCACCTCGACTTCCGCGACGGAGTGGTGAGCGTGAGCGTTGCTCAGGCGTTGGATGCGGCAAATGCCGTAGGCGTTCCGGGTGTGATTCAGGTGGGTTGCGATGTCGAGTCCTCCGAATTTGCCGTTCGTGCCGCGGCGGAGGATCCACGCGTCTTGGCGGCGGTGGCCATTCATCCCAATGACGCGGCGCGCCTGGCCGAAACCGGCGACCTTGAGGCGGCCGTTAACCGTATCGAGGAGCTGGCGGCACATGAGCGGGTCCGGGCGATTGGTGAGACCGGGCTCGATTACTTCCGCACCAAGGAACCGGGCCGACCGGCGCAAGAGCGCTCCTTCCGCGAGCACATCCGCATTGCCCGCGAGCACTCCAAGGCCCTGCAGATACACGATCGTGATGCACATCTCGATGTGGTCCGTGTCCTGAAGGATGAGCAGTTGCCCGAACGGGTGGTCTTCCACTGTTTTTCCGGCGATGCACAGCTGGCGGAGATCTGCAATGAGAACGGCTGGCATCTCTCCTTCTCCGGGACGGTGACATTTAAGAATTCACATGATCTGCGTGCTGCATTGATGGTGGCCAGGCCGGAATTAGTCATGGTAGAGACGGATGCTCCGTTCCTGACTCCGCACCCCTATCGGGGACGTCCGAACGCCAGCTACTTGATCCCGCAGACGGTGCGATTCATGGCCGAAACCAAGGGGGCAGACCTAGAGGAATACTGCCGGACCTTGGCAGCAAATACTCGGCGTGTCTACGGCGCTTTCTAG
- a CDS encoding ABC-F family ATP-binding cassette domain-containing protein has translation MAHLLGAENVSMSFGTRTVLDKLSLGLEDGDRIGMVGRNGDGKSTLMRLLAGRMSPDEGRVTKRGDVRVAYLDQTDVLDGALSVGEAIVGEAADHEWASNPLVREVMGGLVGEVDWHAEVNSLSGGQKRRVALAKLLIGEHEVIMLDEPTNHLDVEGVAWLAKHLKNRWRANSNSLLVVTHDRWFLDEICTRTWEVHDGIVDPFDGGYAAYVLARAERDRTASVVESKRQQLVKKELAWLRRGAPARTAKPKFRIEAANTLIADVPAARDTVELNKMATARLGKDVLDLEHVSLDFGTGKPIFNNITFRLAPGERVGIVGVNGAGKSTLLRLLNGEIEPTSGVMKRGKTVKTAILTQEVKELDEVKDMRLIEVIKSERMSFEVGGKEISAGQLAEQLGFGTDKQWTTVKELSGGERRRLQLLRLLIGEPNVLMLDEPTNDLDTDTLAAIEDMLDGWPGTLVVVSHDRYLLERVTDHQIALLGDGKLRGLPGGVDQYLELRAGAQSSGNTGAPTDKSGSSTDAVASGPSEAEKREARKEMNRLERQMGKLETLIKKLHAEMAVASESMKFDQVSTLNATLRGVEAEKEELEMVWLEAAETLGE, from the coding sequence GTGGCCCATCTGCTCGGCGCCGAAAATGTTTCCATGTCCTTCGGTACGCGTACCGTTTTGGACAAGCTCTCACTGGGCCTGGAAGACGGGGACCGCATCGGCATGGTCGGGCGCAACGGCGACGGTAAATCCACGCTCATGCGTCTGCTGGCTGGCCGCATGAGCCCGGATGAGGGCCGGGTGACCAAGCGCGGAGACGTGCGCGTGGCCTACCTGGACCAGACCGACGTGCTCGACGGAGCGCTCAGCGTCGGTGAAGCCATCGTGGGGGAGGCCGCCGACCACGAGTGGGCCTCCAATCCGCTGGTGCGCGAGGTCATGGGCGGGCTGGTCGGCGAGGTTGATTGGCACGCTGAGGTCAACTCGCTCTCCGGTGGTCAGAAGCGTCGTGTCGCGTTGGCCAAGCTGCTCATCGGTGAACATGAAGTGATCATGCTTGACGAGCCGACCAACCACCTGGACGTTGAGGGTGTCGCTTGGCTGGCCAAACACCTCAAAAACCGGTGGCGTGCCAACTCCAATAGTCTTCTGGTTGTCACCCACGACCGTTGGTTCTTGGACGAAATTTGCACACGGACCTGGGAAGTTCACGACGGTATCGTTGACCCGTTTGATGGTGGCTACGCCGCCTACGTGCTGGCTCGTGCCGAGCGCGACCGCACCGCCTCGGTGGTGGAGAGCAAACGCCAGCAATTGGTGAAGAAGGAACTGGCCTGGCTGCGCCGCGGTGCCCCCGCCCGCACCGCCAAGCCCAAGTTCCGCATCGAGGCAGCCAACACGCTCATTGCCGACGTGCCAGCAGCCCGCGACACCGTGGAACTGAACAAGATGGCCACCGCGCGTTTGGGCAAGGACGTGCTCGATCTGGAACACGTCTCGTTGGACTTCGGCACCGGCAAACCAATCTTCAACAACATCACCTTCCGTCTGGCACCCGGTGAACGAGTGGGCATTGTGGGTGTTAACGGCGCCGGAAAGTCGACGCTCCTGCGCCTACTGAACGGCGAAATCGAACCCACCTCCGGTGTCATGAAGCGTGGCAAGACCGTCAAAACTGCCATCTTGACCCAGGAGGTCAAGGAACTCGACGAGGTCAAGGACATGCGCCTGATCGAGGTCATCAAGTCCGAGCGGATGTCCTTCGAGGTTGGCGGCAAGGAAATATCGGCCGGGCAGCTCGCCGAACAACTGGGCTTTGGCACCGACAAACAGTGGACCACGGTGAAGGAACTCTCCGGTGGTGAGCGCCGCCGCCTGCAGCTGTTGCGCCTGCTCATCGGCGAACCCAATGTGCTCATGCTTGATGAGCCGACCAATGACCTGGACACCGATACTCTCGCGGCCATTGAGGACATGCTCGATGGCTGGCCCGGCACGCTTGTAGTCGTCAGCCACGACCGTTACCTGCTCGAACGCGTCACCGATCACCAGATTGCCTTATTGGGCGATGGAAAGCTGCGCGGGTTGCCCGGCGGCGTTGACCAGTACCTAGAGCTACGGGCTGGTGCACAGAGCAGTGGCAATACCGGCGCGCCGACCGACAAATCGGGTTCCAGCACCGATGCTGTGGCTTCGGGGCCCAGCGAAGCAGAGAAGCGTGAGGCTCGAAAAGAGATGAATCGTCTCGAGCGTCAAATGGGCAAGCTTGAAACGCTGATCAAGAAGCTTCACGCCGAGATGGCGGTGGCCTCCGAATCCATGAAGTTTGACCAGGTCTCCACGCTCAACGCCACCTTGCGGGGTGTTGAGGCCGAAAAAGAGGAGTTGGAGATGGTCTGGCTTGAAGCCGCGGAGACTCTGGGTGAGTAA
- a CDS encoding MoxR family ATPase — MSLSTESQILPADEFGKICEKVLTGIATVIDGKAEVARTALIVLLAQGHLLLEDVPGVGKTMLAKTLAKSVDCTVHRIQFTPDLLPSDVTGVSIFNQNTHEFQFRPGPVFAHIVIGDEINRANAKTQSALLECMEEGQVTVDGITHALESPFMVIATQNPIELEGTFPLPEAQRDRFMAKISMGYPDAAAEMAMLESHQSASPLDDLRPVLDVASLHTLINTVAAVYASEPVKEYVVALGRATREHPDIRLGASPRSLLQLLRAAKAEAALNTRDYVLPEDVRNIAAKVLGHRLILHRRAEAAGSNAESILVAILNSIPVRAGARG, encoded by the coding sequence ATGTCGCTTTCCACCGAGTCCCAGATTCTTCCGGCCGACGAGTTCGGAAAGATTTGTGAAAAAGTGCTGACCGGGATCGCGACGGTGATCGATGGCAAGGCGGAAGTGGCACGCACCGCGCTGATTGTGTTGTTGGCCCAGGGCCACCTGCTGCTCGAGGACGTTCCGGGCGTCGGCAAAACCATGCTGGCCAAAACGCTGGCCAAGTCCGTTGACTGCACCGTACACCGCATCCAGTTCACTCCGGACCTCTTGCCCTCGGACGTCACGGGTGTCTCAATTTTTAACCAGAACACCCACGAGTTCCAGTTCCGCCCGGGCCCGGTCTTCGCGCACATCGTGATCGGCGACGAGATCAACCGGGCCAACGCCAAGACCCAATCCGCTCTGCTTGAATGCATGGAGGAAGGTCAGGTGACCGTCGATGGGATAACGCACGCATTGGAGAGCCCCTTCATGGTGATCGCCACCCAGAACCCGATTGAGTTGGAGGGCACCTTCCCCTTGCCCGAGGCCCAGCGCGACAGGTTCATGGCCAAGATTTCCATGGGCTATCCGGATGCAGCCGCCGAAATGGCAATGCTTGAAAGCCACCAATCGGCATCCCCGCTTGATGATCTCCGCCCCGTGTTAGACGTGGCATCGCTGCATACGCTGATCAACACCGTCGCTGCCGTTTATGCCTCCGAACCGGTGAAGGAATATGTGGTGGCGCTGGGTCGAGCGACCCGTGAACACCCGGATATCCGTCTGGGCGCATCTCCACGTTCGCTATTGCAGCTTCTTCGTGCCGCCAAGGCCGAGGCGGCGCTGAACACCCGCGACTACGTATTACCCGAGGACGTGCGCAATATCGCCGCCAAGGTCCTCGGTCACCGGCTGATCCTGCACCGGCGCGCCGAGGCGGCCGGCTCCAATGCCGAATCGATCCTGGTGGCCATCCTCAATTCGATTCCGGTGCGTGCCGGGGCTCGCGGCTAG
- a CDS encoding DUF58 domain-containing protein gives MEPNSTPSPDTEEFREAHSFSHWELDEPPATLRERLHLGFLTARGWGLFAAGAGALFFAFLLGRRELLAISLVLLLTPLLAAFLLRFGNSTLAVTRTFNPPMAVSDSSVRVRLHIAHQGRNAAAIQLSDTLPADFGKGPVLHYPSHTATHSGSESSSWYEYRLRPATRGIYPIGPLRASVGDVFGLAARPAAVDSPSALIALPQCEQLEPATLPGEHGSHGQASSNRRLTPDSFEVMTREYRPGDTVRRIHWPATARRGSLMVRQEDYRATPRAVVLIDRSRAAFLAQGVGAEPVISIPQFTATPKDSSRRFEWALHAALGIGSHLSHTGFGIDLIDDRGAAINSVSASAAANGLEPFTGVHATTEMQQALAAVGLAEPIPEQLSEDRVEVAAALKARLRESGDRLILILGETSTAQANTWLSIVGTTTKVTVLCVVNHAERLATVMASFRQAGWSALAVTPTMALNDIWNELGNQK, from the coding sequence ATGGAACCGAACAGCACCCCGAGCCCGGACACCGAAGAGTTTCGCGAGGCACATTCCTTTTCCCACTGGGAACTTGACGAGCCGCCAGCCACGCTGCGCGAGCGGCTTCATCTTGGCTTCCTGACCGCCCGCGGGTGGGGACTTTTTGCCGCCGGCGCCGGTGCCCTGTTTTTTGCGTTTCTCTTGGGCAGGCGCGAATTGCTGGCCATTTCGCTGGTCCTGCTGCTGACCCCGTTGCTCGCCGCCTTCCTGCTGCGCTTCGGAAATTCGACACTCGCGGTGACCCGTACCTTTAATCCGCCAATGGCGGTGAGTGATTCCAGCGTGCGCGTGCGTCTGCACATCGCTCACCAGGGTCGCAACGCCGCAGCAATTCAACTCAGCGACACCCTGCCCGCGGATTTTGGCAAGGGCCCGGTCCTGCACTACCCCTCGCATACCGCCACCCACAGCGGGAGCGAATCCTCGAGCTGGTACGAATACCGGCTGCGCCCGGCCACCCGCGGGATCTACCCGATCGGCCCCCTGCGGGCCAGCGTCGGCGACGTGTTTGGTTTGGCCGCCCGGCCGGCAGCGGTGGACTCCCCCAGCGCGTTGATCGCGCTGCCGCAATGTGAACAGCTGGAACCGGCCACCCTCCCCGGTGAGCATGGATCCCACGGCCAGGCCTCCTCCAATCGCCGGCTGACCCCGGACTCCTTCGAGGTGATGACCCGCGAATACCGCCCCGGAGACACGGTGCGCCGCATCCATTGGCCAGCCACCGCGCGGCGTGGATCGCTGATGGTGCGCCAGGAAGACTACCGCGCCACCCCACGGGCCGTCGTGCTGATCGACCGGTCGCGCGCGGCCTTCCTGGCCCAGGGAGTGGGAGCCGAACCGGTCATTTCCATCCCGCAATTCACCGCCACGCCCAAGGATTCTTCTCGCCGCTTCGAATGGGCGCTGCATGCCGCGCTGGGCATCGGCTCGCATCTGTCCCACACCGGGTTCGGCATCGATCTGATTGACGACCGCGGAGCGGCCATCAATAGTGTTTCGGCCTCCGCTGCCGCCAATGGGCTCGAGCCCTTCACCGGAGTACATGCCACCACCGAAATGCAGCAGGCGCTGGCCGCCGTGGGCCTGGCCGAACCGATCCCCGAGCAGCTCAGTGAGGATCGGGTCGAGGTGGCCGCGGCGCTCAAGGCACGGCTGCGCGAGTCGGGTGACCGCTTGATCCTGATCTTGGGTGAGACCAGCACGGCCCAGGCCAACACGTGGCTGAGCATCGTCGGGACCACCACCAAGGTCACGGTGCTGTGTGTGGTCAACCACGCCGAACGACTGGCCACGGTCATGGCCAGCTTTCGGCAGGCCGGCTGGTCAGCGCTCGCCGTGACTCCCACCATGGCGCTCAACGACATCTGGAACGAACTGGGGAATCAGAAATGA